A portion of the Marinobacter alexandrii genome contains these proteins:
- a CDS encoding RagB/SusD family nutrient uptake outer membrane protein, translated as MNKYIILGLVALTVSCNESIDIDQVGRLGAEQAFQSLADLESGILGTYNQFDYTPSMQWASNFTDEIAIGPDNGGQGQAVYSGIVNTGSAVTSSIWQTYYDALNSANRIIEAADLIEAEEDEVDAYNNVLGEAYALRAWGLFELWSYYTINYTDGTALSALLVNFVPEVATQLPRATSTEFLTQIGEDLTTAAGLLTVQSSPTRVSQDFVTALRAKVALYTEDYTTADALAASLLANYPISNTTQFEGMWDDSDDTEIIFKLERSVGDPYDGQGATGSANAGGWAGANYAFVNPTVDGSPYFVMSSQLFDLMPDGDIRREVYVDESAAPDYAVLPVGKYPGSGGQPLLNDLKIFRSADMLLIRAEAAASSSDFAAVATFIDELRDARFGTDVATPAVANQTAAFAAVLEQRRIEFAFEGHRYRDLKRLGVRAGVSVSRPDAECTNFGNCSIASDDFRFTLPIPLFELDANPAITTQNPGYEQ; from the coding sequence ATGAATAAATATATTATTCTAGGCTTAGTTGCACTTACTGTAAGTTGTAACGAGTCGATAGATATAGATCAAGTTGGAAGACTTGGAGCTGAACAGGCATTTCAGTCTTTAGCTGATCTGGAATCTGGTATCCTAGGAACGTATAATCAATTTGATTACACTCCTTCGATGCAATGGGCATCCAATTTTACGGATGAAATAGCAATTGGTCCTGATAATGGAGGACAAGGGCAAGCAGTTTATTCCGGTATTGTAAATACAGGTTCTGCAGTTACATCTTCTATTTGGCAGACGTATTACGATGCGCTAAACTCGGCTAATCGAATTATCGAAGCTGCTGATTTAATTGAAGCAGAAGAAGATGAGGTTGACGCATATAATAATGTGTTAGGTGAGGCTTACGCATTAAGGGCATGGGGCTTATTTGAACTTTGGTCGTATTACACAATTAACTACACAGATGGTACAGCTTTATCTGCTCTGTTGGTAAATTTTGTTCCCGAAGTTGCGACTCAGTTGCCAAGAGCGACAAGTACAGAATTCTTAACTCAGATTGGTGAGGATTTAACTACTGCCGCAGGATTGTTAACAGTACAGAGTAGTCCAACACGAGTAAGTCAAGATTTTGTAACTGCTTTGAGAGCTAAGGTAGCTCTTTACACGGAGGATTATACTACTGCAGATGCATTAGCAGCTAGCCTACTTGCAAATTATCCAATTTCAAATACAACCCAATTTGAAGGTATGTGGGATGATTCAGATGATACGGAGATTATCTTTAAATTGGAAAGATCTGTTGGTGATCCGTATGACGGTCAGGGTGCTACGGGTAGTGCTAACGCCGGAGGCTGGGCAGGAGCAAACTATGCTTTTGTGAATCCAACTGTGGATGGATCTCCTTACTTCGTAATGAGTTCGCAGTTATTTGATTTAATGCCTGACGGAGACATTCGTAGAGAGGTGTATGTTGATGAATCAGCAGCTCCTGATTATGCTGTACTTCCTGTAGGTAAATATCCTGGATCAGGAGGGCAGCCTCTTCTCAATGATCTAAAGATATTTAGATCAGCTGATATGTTGTTAATAAGAGCGGAAGCGGCGGCCTCTTCAAGTGATTTTGCTGCTGTTGCAACATTTATTGATGAATTGAGAGATGCTAGATTTGGGACAGATGTAGCAACACCAGCTGTGGCTAATCAAACTGCAGCTTTTGCCGCAGTGTTAGAGCAAAGACGAATCGAATTTGCTTTTGAGGGTCATAGATATAGAGATCTTAAAAGACTAGGAGTGAGAGCGGGAGTATCAGTCAGTAGACCAGATGCCGAATGTACAAACTTTGGTAACTGTTCCATAGCTTCTGATGACTTCAGATTCACCTTACCTATTCCACTGTTTGAATTGGATGCTAACCCGGCGATTACAACACAGAATCCTGGTTACGAACAATAA
- a CDS encoding SusC/RagA family TonB-linked outer membrane protein, protein MKRILLLSFAFLTVVAFSAMAQRTVSGKVTDDTGETLPGVNVVIKGTTTGVTTDLDGNYRLSVEDGATLTFSYVGFETQEILIGARTTIDVTLGGATELQEVVVTGYSSTTKEKSSISAATVSNKNIQNRPNPSFVQTLSGQVAGLNITTTSGQPGANSNVNIRGIGSINGDTEPLFIIDGAPVNQDNFRSLNPNDIESVSVLKDAGATAIYGNRGANGVIVVTTRQGTYGSPLQIEYTYRVASSKLQDNGYDLMGTREQLELERAAFGLGLGPAPIYHQNRTGQGIPGLNIQSDGSYLPLTNVQLDSIATNKNADYVDFFFDQGIAQQHNLSLTKGGENTRVVLNFGYLNQEGILQSSSLERGNIRANLSGKNDNGKFTYSVNTSLNYSDSEEPNAIGGGGINRNYILGAYQSVTYVTPDEYTNGADIQVPLAFANTPLFLIDRLNTYTRTENELKVIGTINLGYEIIDGLRIGYQISGDFQEEILTRAEGPNSFNAILFAQTGNTTPGFQDQRFTREFRYNQLASLNYTKSFDLHTITGGLYTENFRARHDQFNFRSNGLDPKTFSPGDGSAFVPDNATNDFFANTVGANILQAGLFSYFGTAGYDYDSKYGADFTVRRDASFRFAESNRWGTFWSAAARWNIHNESFASNLPFDILKLRASYGVTGNQVINVLDVALNESQVFSSPDRTRDLFATGAGYGGANSLFLSQIGNSSLSWEEQEQFNIGLDAELFQSRLRTKVDFYQKTTSGLFQSVPVSAVTSVTSINANFGEMRNRGVDLELAYDVLRNPNGPNLTVRTVGNYNKIELLEFPGGLEEQVGVGRIGGPIREVFAVRYAGVNPANGNLLFLTADGEITETPDADNDRVWTGKNNIPDYQGSINIDFDYKGVFVQIQTNYVIGVYRFDNDYAGFINPNNIGQFRHSRDINRAWTPTNRVTDIPRLNATNRALASDRFLRNADYLRIRFATIGYDFPKSMLDKTGFLQRARVFVNGENILTFTDWRGFDVEGTTGSRLYPTPRTFSLGIELGF, encoded by the coding sequence ATGAAGAGGATTTTACTACTAAGTTTTGCGTTCTTAACTGTTGTTGCATTCAGTGCAATGGCGCAAAGGACGGTTTCTGGAAAGGTCACTGACGACACAGGTGAGACCTTACCAGGAGTGAATGTTGTGATTAAAGGCACAACAACAGGTGTTACAACTGATCTTGATGGAAATTACCGTCTTTCAGTTGAAGATGGTGCTACACTTACCTTCTCCTATGTGGGTTTTGAAACTCAGGAGATTCTAATAGGAGCACGAACTACAATTGATGTAACCCTAGGTGGAGCTACTGAGCTTCAAGAGGTTGTTGTTACTGGTTACAGTAGCACAACTAAAGAGAAATCAAGTATTTCGGCAGCTACTGTTTCAAACAAGAATATTCAAAATCGACCGAACCCCTCATTTGTTCAGACATTGTCGGGACAAGTGGCAGGTCTGAATATTACAACGACAAGCGGTCAGCCAGGAGCTAACTCTAATGTGAATATTAGAGGTATTGGTTCAATCAATGGAGATACTGAGCCATTATTTATTATTGATGGAGCACCTGTAAATCAGGATAACTTTAGAAGCCTTAACCCAAATGATATTGAATCAGTTTCTGTTCTTAAGGATGCGGGAGCAACTGCTATTTATGGAAACAGAGGAGCAAATGGAGTAATTGTTGTAACAACGAGACAAGGAACTTACGGTAGCCCATTACAAATTGAATATACATATAGAGTAGCTTCTTCAAAGCTTCAGGATAATGGTTATGACCTGATGGGAACACGTGAGCAATTAGAGCTTGAAAGAGCGGCGTTCGGATTGGGTCTTGGTCCAGCACCGATTTATCATCAAAATAGAACAGGTCAGGGTATTCCTGGATTGAATATTCAATCTGATGGAAGTTATTTGCCACTTACGAATGTTCAACTGGATTCAATAGCAACAAATAAGAATGCAGACTATGTGGATTTCTTTTTTGATCAAGGAATTGCGCAGCAGCATAATTTATCTTTGACTAAAGGAGGTGAAAATACAAGAGTCGTTCTCAATTTTGGTTATTTAAATCAGGAAGGAATACTTCAAAGTAGTAGTCTTGAAAGAGGTAATATTAGAGCAAACCTTTCAGGTAAAAACGATAACGGTAAATTCACTTACTCAGTTAATACTTCATTAAATTATTCAGATAGTGAAGAGCCTAATGCAATTGGTGGTGGAGGTATTAACCGTAACTACATTTTAGGAGCTTATCAGTCCGTGACTTATGTAACTCCAGATGAGTATACAAATGGCGCTGATATTCAGGTACCACTTGCTTTCGCAAATACTCCTCTATTCTTGATAGATAGATTGAATACCTACACAAGGACTGAGAATGAATTGAAAGTTATTGGAACCATTAATTTAGGATATGAAATAATTGATGGGTTGAGAATAGGATACCAAATTTCTGGAGATTTTCAGGAAGAGATATTAACACGAGCTGAAGGACCTAATTCTTTTAATGCAATTCTATTTGCTCAGACAGGTAATACTACTCCTGGATTCCAGGATCAGCGATTTACTAGAGAGTTTAGATATAATCAATTAGCGAGTCTTAATTATACAAAGTCGTTTGATTTACACACCATAACTGGTGGGTTATATACTGAAAACTTTCGAGCTAGACATGATCAATTTAACTTTAGATCCAATGGATTAGATCCTAAAACATTCTCCCCTGGTGACGGAAGTGCATTTGTCCCTGATAATGCTACTAACGACTTCTTCGCAAATACCGTCGGAGCGAATATTTTACAAGCAGGATTATTCTCGTACTTTGGTACAGCTGGATATGACTATGATTCAAAATATGGTGCCGATTTCACTGTAAGAAGAGATGCTTCGTTCAGATTTGCTGAGAGTAACAGGTGGGGTACATTTTGGTCAGCTGCAGCGAGATGGAATATTCACAATGAGTCTTTCGCTTCAAATTTACCATTTGATATCCTTAAGTTAAGAGCATCTTATGGTGTGACAGGAAACCAGGTTATCAATGTGCTTGACGTAGCATTAAATGAATCCCAAGTATTTTCTTCTCCTGATAGAACCAGAGACCTTTTTGCAACTGGCGCAGGTTACGGTGGAGCTAATTCATTGTTCCTAAGTCAAATAGGTAATTCAAGTTTGAGTTGGGAAGAACAAGAGCAGTTTAATATTGGATTAGATGCTGAATTGTTTCAAAGTAGACTAAGAACCAAAGTGGATTTTTACCAGAAAACGACAAGTGGTCTTTTTCAGTCAGTTCCTGTATCAGCAGTTACATCTGTAACAAGCATTAACGCGAACTTTGGTGAAATGAGAAATAGAGGAGTAGATTTAGAACTTGCCTATGATGTTTTGAGAAATCCTAATGGTCCTAACTTAACTGTTAGAACTGTTGGTAACTATAATAAAATCGAATTATTAGAGTTTCCAGGAGGTCTTGAAGAGCAAGTTGGTGTTGGTAGAATTGGAGGCCCTATTAGAGAAGTATTCGCTGTGAGATATGCAGGCGTGAATCCAGCTAATGGTAACTTATTGTTTTTAACGGCCGATGGAGAGATTACAGAAACTCCTGATGCTGATAATGATAGAGTTTGGACAGGGAAGAACAATATTCCAGACTATCAGGGTAGTATTAATATTGACTTTGACTATAAAGGAGTGTTTGTTCAGATTCAAACAAACTACGTAATAGGTGTATATCGATTTGATAATGATTATGCTGGGTTTATCAATCCTAATAATATTGGTCAATTCAGACACTCAAGAGACATAAATCGTGCTTGGACTCCAACTAATAGAGTAACGGATATCCCAAGATTGAATGCAACCAACAGAGCACTTGCAAGTGATAGATTTTTAAGAAATGCAGATTACTTAAGAATTAGATTTGCAACCATTGGTTATGATTTCCCGAAATCTATGCTCGATAAGACTGGATTCCTTCAAAGAGCAAGAGTATTTGTAAATGGTGAGAATATCTTAACATTTACTGATTGGAGAGGATTTGATGTTGAAGGTACCACAGGTTCAAGGCTTTATCCAACGCCAAGAACATTCTCGTTGGGAATAGAGCTAGGTTTTTAA
- a CDS encoding OmpA family protein → MENITTDTQIHGYSIKRVFSLLLLLAISTVSFAQSGLSTDSKKAKKLYEKADKKYKERDFLTAISYLEESVRQDSEFFEAYIRMGSLYNAMGQEDSVYSKFQLYEKTALDPIASVLERLAFMAFDRGEYGKAESFLNKFLVKVPERESSRDIDLLIRSIRFAKKELKKPVDSIELKILPSEVNRFKLQYLPSITVDNASMFFTKRDYVQGDEDIVVSHFVDGKWTPAESISPRINSSLNEGACAVSADGRTMIFTSCDGKYSLGSCDLYITRKVGDNWSKPKNLGKPINSRYWESQPSLSADGKTLYFSSNRTGGLGGRDIWVSKSADGKWSVPINLGGDVNTPKDETTPFIHPNGSDLYFSANSYPGMGGYDLFVSSKTDSLWSIPRNLGFPINTFKDEVAIIIGAEGQMAYFAKEEQKNFEILDSKIVSITLPKEIRPDPVSYNIGRVTDKETLIPLKAEVEIIDLNTNKVIYRNESDSLTGSYLMIVPAGLELAAYVKKKGYLYSDFHFTTQTNKVSEPDTINIKLKPISEGESLILKNIYFDIDSYEIKKKSISELDNAYQLLIENPDMIVEIAGHTDDIGSKNYNQQLSEKRAGAVYDMLTSKGISRSRISFKGYADLQPLLPNTTDSNRKSNRRIEFRVLRVNQ, encoded by the coding sequence CTTCTCTTACTTGCAATTTCTACAGTTTCATTTGCTCAGTCGGGACTTTCCACTGATAGCAAAAAAGCAAAAAAGCTATATGAAAAGGCAGATAAGAAATATAAGGAACGAGATTTCCTCACTGCTATATCGTATTTGGAAGAATCGGTTAGACAAGATTCTGAATTTTTTGAGGCTTACATCCGTATGGGGAGTTTGTATAATGCGATGGGTCAAGAAGATTCAGTTTATTCAAAGTTCCAACTTTACGAAAAAACAGCTCTAGACCCTATTGCCTCAGTATTAGAGAGACTTGCCTTTATGGCTTTTGATCGAGGTGAATATGGGAAAGCTGAATCCTTCCTTAATAAATTCCTAGTGAAGGTGCCTGAACGTGAATCCAGTAGAGATATTGACCTCTTAATTCGAAGTATAAGATTTGCTAAAAAGGAGTTAAAAAAGCCTGTTGATAGTATCGAATTAAAGATATTACCTTCTGAGGTAAACAGATTCAAACTTCAATATTTACCATCAATTACAGTCGACAATGCTTCCATGTTTTTCACGAAGAGAGATTATGTTCAGGGAGATGAAGATATCGTAGTTAGTCATTTTGTAGATGGAAAATGGACTCCTGCAGAATCAATCTCACCTAGAATAAACTCATCGCTAAATGAAGGAGCTTGTGCAGTATCCGCTGATGGAAGAACGATGATTTTCACTTCTTGTGATGGAAAATACTCTTTAGGTAGCTGTGATTTATACATTACAAGAAAAGTGGGTGATAATTGGTCTAAGCCTAAAAACCTTGGAAAGCCTATAAACTCAAGATACTGGGAATCACAACCCTCATTATCAGCAGACGGCAAAACCTTGTACTTTTCCTCTAACCGGACAGGAGGGCTTGGAGGTAGGGATATTTGGGTATCTAAAAGTGCAGACGGAAAATGGTCTGTTCCCATAAATCTGGGTGGAGATGTAAATACTCCAAAAGATGAGACCACACCATTTATCCATCCGAATGGTTCAGATTTGTATTTCTCAGCAAATAGCTACCCTGGGATGGGAGGATATGATCTTTTCGTCTCTTCTAAAACTGACTCTTTGTGGTCCATTCCGAGAAACTTGGGCTTTCCTATTAATACATTTAAAGACGAAGTAGCTATAATAATAGGTGCCGAAGGTCAAATGGCATATTTCGCTAAGGAAGAACAAAAGAATTTTGAAATACTGGATAGCAAAATTGTAAGTATCACGTTACCTAAAGAAATTCGACCCGATCCAGTTTCGTATAACATAGGAAGAGTAACAGATAAGGAAACTCTAATTCCTTTGAAAGCAGAGGTGGAAATAATCGATCTGAATACGAACAAAGTAATCTATAGAAATGAGTCCGACTCATTAACAGGTAGCTATCTGATGATTGTACCTGCAGGACTGGAATTAGCAGCTTATGTTAAGAAGAAAGGATATCTATATTCTGACTTTCATTTCACAACGCAGACCAATAAAGTTTCAGAACCAGATACAATAAACATCAAGCTCAAACCTATATCGGAAGGAGAATCCCTGATACTTAAAAACATTTATTTCGACATAGATTCCTATGAGATAAAAAAGAAATCAATCTCCGAATTAGATAATGCTTATCAACTTTTAATTGAAAATCCAGACATGATAGTAGAGATTGCTGGTCATACTGACGACATTGGATCAAAAAATTATAATCAACAATTATCAGAAAAAAGAGCAGGTGCTGTATATGATATGCTTACTTCTAAAGGCATATCAAGGAGTAGAATATCTTTCAAGGGATATGCCGATTTGCAGCCCTTATTGCCTAATACAACAGATTCCAACAGAAAATCCAACCGCAGAATAGAATTTCGTGTCCTACGAGTGAACCAATAA